Within the Polyodon spathula isolate WHYD16114869_AA chromosome 57, ASM1765450v1, whole genome shotgun sequence genome, the region CAGAGACTCAAGATTTTATATctgctttattttaataaatgctcAATATGTTGTTTTTCAAGATGCATACTTGTGTGTTCCTTTGTCAGGGTGGGTAGTATCACTATTGCATGTGCAGTACACAGGATCAGTACTCTTAGATAACTACTAATGATGATTAATTACCCCAANNNNNNNNNNNNNNNNNNNNNNNNNNNNNNNNNNNNNNNNNNNNNNNNNNNNNNNNNNNNNNNNNNNNNNNNNNNNNNNNNNNNNNNNNNNNNNNNNNNNNNNNNNNNNNNNNNNNNNNNNNNNNNNNNNNNNNNNNNNNNNNNNNNNNNNNNNNNNNNNNNNNNNNNNNNNNNNNNNNNNNNNNNNNNNNNNNNNNNNNNNNNNNNNNNNNNNNNNNNNNNNNNNNNNNNNNNNNNNNNNNNNNNNNNNNNNNNNNNNNNNNNNNNNNNNNNNNNNNNNNNNNNNNNNNNNNNNNNNNNNNNNNNNNNNNNNNNNNNNNNNNNNNNNNNNNNNNNNNNNNNNNNNNNNNNNNNNNNNNNNNNNNNNNNNNNNNNNNNNNNNNNNNNNNNNNNNNNNNNNNNNNNNNNNNNNNNNNNNNNNNNNNNNNNNNNNNNNNNNNNNNNNNNNNNNNNNNNNNNNNNNNNNNNNNNNNNNNNNNNNNNNNNNNNNNNNNNNNNNNTACCAGTATTTATAACGTAACTTGAATCCACCCATTCTAGGTCAGAAAAAtagaaaatcacacagacccaATGATCTTATTAAGGATTTATGGAGCTTTCAACATTCAGTTGTAAGCCTCAATAAAAGTAAAGAAACAAAGTCCACTAGATGATCTAACCAGCAAGGTTATTAATATAAGTAGTTTAAAGGACAACAGCTGCGTGTGTACTTGATAAAATTAGTAGAAGGCAAAGCCTTTACATAGGCAACAAGGCAACTCTACTTTTCCATAAAGCACTTCACATTATATTACATACCACATTGTGCTCTCTAGTAACCAGGCTTTCTACTTTATTCACCCTTCTTATCTTTGTTACAGTAGTCATATACATTTTCTTGAGCGatcactgcagttttttttttttttttttaagtttattcatttttctgTACATTAAAAAACTTAACTTTTGAATtgagatcctttttttttttaaaaaaaaaaaaaaaaaaaaagtgtttccatAAAGTTAGGATGGTGTTTGAAAAGTGTACTGAATCTGTTCTTGAAGAGTCTTGCTGACTGCCTGACTGCCTGACTGCCTTGTGCAAGTGGTTATTTAAGAAGCTGGTAGATCGAGTTACCATGACgtcaaaacaaaatactgtatctGCCTTTAAGTGTCAATCAAAACAACCTGACATGAATGATAACATTTATTGAAAGGAGCTCTCTATGTGATatatctgaataataataataaataaaaaaataaataaataaataaataataataataatactaataataataatagtaattgctCATGTGGTGTATCAACCAATTCTCTTGATGGAATTACGCCCATATATTAATTTCTTTGCCATAGTCAGCTGAAGTGCTATAGGATACTATAGTGGTTTTggacagtaatacagtatatcttaTATGGGAGTACCGTACTTTTTACGATAATTGCTTTAGAACTGAACCATTATAAGATTGTTCCATTcgataaacaaataaaagaaggaTAATAAACTGCAAggacatctttatttaaaatcaacaaaCAAGGCAAGAGTTGGCTACAAGCCTGGCGCCTTCACCTCagaatttgatttgttttgcatGCGGTTGTTCTCTGCTTTTATTTAACAAGTTGATATTAGGAAAGCTATCGAAATACAAGTTGTGTAAGCAGTACACAAAACCAAACAGTAGTCTGTGAGCCTTGAAACCAAAGGACCAAAATCAAACAGAAACTTGTGGCTTTAGAATAAAGCTGTTATTTCAGGCTGAAAACTAGCACACACTTTGATGCTCCAAAGTCGTCAGTGAACACGATTTGAAACAGCGATGGAGATCATGCCAAAGTTTAACTGcccttaaaaaatacattgatgtcATGTCTGTAACTTCTTATAATATACATTCTTCGTTTTGTAAGTGTACTTGTGTTAACTGAAAACTACGCTAtgcaaacaatgtttttttgtgtatgaagacGTGTAAAACAAGAAGCGGTTTTCTTATAAGACACATAACTTGATGTCAAACCATATTTGTTCATCACCCTCTCATCTTTGGATTGTGTAAAGAGGTATTGAagtgaacatcttttttttttttcctacagttgTGCCTCCAAAGTGTCCTTTTGTGAGAAATGCGCTCATCTATCTGACTGAGGCAGGACGATAGTGCCTGAGACACTGAAAGATCCTCCAACACCTTGTAGACTCAATAGCTTGATTGCTAAAGCTGTTCTTGATACATGAGATAGACTTCCATCTATTAATGATGACATTGTGTCCTAAATGTGAGCGTTTGAATGCCATATCTACTGatatctaaaacaaaaataatattttcagcaATTGTCAGTGCGACATCGGGATCAGCACATCACGATCAGGccttgagtgtacaaaacatgaTTGTCATTGCTTGTGCTAAACCAAAGACTGCATGACCTTCACTGGAGATTTCCCATATTAGGCTATTAGTCTTCTTTCATTTAAGGAATTTAGAGAAGGTTTTATCAGGTAAATCTCACAATGTGGAGCGAAGCAGACTGGAATGGCCCAATGGTGTCTAAAAACAGGAAAGATTGAAACTAAAAATGTTTTCCTTGGCACACTTCCTTCAGCTTTGTCTACTTTATTTTGACCCGTTCCACTGAATGTCACGTTGTCAtatgaaatacaaacacaaaacaagcaaaacaatgttgttttgcTTATTTGATCAAAATTAGGTAATCTCATTGagcctgtgatttttttttttggttgtttgtttttatttatatttatttatttaaaattttccaGAAATTACAATTGAGCCTTTGAAAGATGAACCTCAGCCATGAATATTGTAGAAGCTGATGGGAGCTCCTACCTTTCATCAAACTTGCCTTTCTGAACGAACTTGTCGCCATTTCCCAGTCCCTGAGTTtgtctttgtatactgtattcCCATAACAACTATCCCTGTTGAGATGCAAGACAAGGAACTACCAGAGGTGTTAAGAATATATTACTAAACATCTGAAGATCCTAACATCAATTCAAAGATAATGTAATTGGATTGGATTCCCACATGTACTTGGTTAACTGCTGCATTTAAGCGGTTTTGAAGATGGAAGGATGCTCAATATCCCTGATTCTGCCAGCTGCTTTGTTCACTGGATTTCTGTACTATGTTTCCAACCTCCGAACTGGAGTCGACACAAATCATTTGCAGAAGCCAAATTTTATTATCATTCTGGCTGATGATATTGGATGGGGAGACCTGGGGCAAAACTGGCCAAGAACAAGTGAGACCCCCAACCTAGATCTGATGGCACAACAAGGAATGAGGTAAAGTATTGAATAGGGGTCTGCCAATACTGGTATTTGTTGATTTCCTCACGTCATTTTACGGCCTCGAAAAGGAATGGTATCTTAGTGTAAAACAAGAATGTTGACCTTTATCCTCTCTGAAAGCTTGTACCTGGAAACAGCATtaacatttacttatttattttatatgtgaaatTAGCCTTGCTGTCCCCAGAAATGTTTGACCTAAGGGCCTGCTTACTTTTGTAAGTTCAAGTAAACGGTTTATTTGAATTCAATGAACACATAGAATAGAGCAATTAAGAAGATAATGTAtgattgtaaaataatattggAAGGATTGTTTCTATGGCACAAGAAACAAAGCCAACACAAAATTGAATATTAATCTTACAGTACTTTAGGAAAGATGATTATTTCTTACTTTATAGGAGTTTGAATGGTCATAGTTCTAGTTTATTCATGCAGCTGAGCTGAGCAGAGCTCCAGTGACTGTACTGGGTGATCTTTACATCAAATCATATTCTGAAAACCCCACATTGCACACTGCAAACCTGTGGATATCCTCATGGTGTCAATGTTACTCTCAGATTTACAGATTTCCACGCAGCTGCTTCAACGTGCTCCCCATCCAGAGCCTCCCTGCTGACCGGCAGGCTGGGGTTAAGGAATGGAGTGACCCGGAACTTTGCTGTTGGTTCTGTAGGGGGTCTCCCACTCAACGAGTCTACACTTGCTAACATATTGAAGGGGGGCGGATACTACACTGCCATGATAGGTGAGACCATGCACAACCTAGTTTACCGTTTATATTTCACAATACACTCTAACCAGCTAGTTTAGTATTTTACTTTAAGGAGGAAGCACAACACTTAGAAGTATTTCCTACAGAATGCTTACTGTAGGATAAATCAGTCAGCTGATGCAGTAATTGTACCTGAGAAATTCTATTGAAAACAAATAGCgtattttttaagtgttttatattttgttgttataTGCAGGTAAATGGCATCTGGGGCACCACGGCCTGTATCATCCTAGCAATCGGGGTAAGTAGATACTGGTACGCAATGTTTTTACACGTGTGCAAAACTTAAAGTAAACACTGCTTTCCTGTGCAGTGTACCATTAACTGCGTCATATCTGATGTACCATACCAGGTTACTATGCTGCTTTAAGATGACAGATACCGACAGCCTACCTGTGTAAATATCATAGCTGAACAGGTGTGTAGTAGAGGGGTGAAACCTAGCAATTTAGTGCTTTACTTTCTTAATCTTTGGTAGCTCAGAGGACAGTCACATTGAGATATTCCCATTTCCCACAGGTTTTGATTACTATTTTGGGATTCCTTACAGCAATGACATGGGCTGCACAGACACGCCCGGGTATGACATTCCAAGCTGCCCTCCATGCCCAAAAGATCCTGAGACAGACTGGTATGTTGCACTGTAAAGCTCCAACCTCTTTCTTTTCTCTTCGTTAGCTCCCTGTCCTCATTAGGAACCAAGTTTGTACCTCCCTCTGTCACTGTACAACAGTTTACCAATATCGGAGGGTTGGTGGTACTCCTGGGACTTTAGAAGACAGAAAACAACTTTGAGATACGGAGCGTGCAGGACAGACAGACTCATGTTAACTCACGTTGCCTTGCAGTGCCTTGTAATCCCTTTAGCCATTGTGATCAGCACACCACCGTATACCGTAATGGTAGAATTATCTGCAACAACACGGACATTCGTCTCAGAAGttcttgcttaaaaaaaaccccacttaactatatcctgttttttttctagcTGCAAACATAAAGACTGTTACTCAACAGTAGCACTACCTCTATACGAGAACATGAGCATTGTGGAGCAGCCTGTTAACCTGAGTGCCTTGACAGAACACTACGCAGAGAGAGCGACAAGAATTATCAAGCATGCCAGGTACTGTAGGAGACTGTATGATATTTTATACTTTTGCCCCCCCAACATTACTTAAGTGGAACAAGTAATTCATATCCATTCCTATTTGATACCTTTATAGTTCTTGAAACTTGCATTGATCAGAGAACTTTCTAATCTTTTTATATAGCATGTATAGACTTGTGTAGCATCCCTACTGCTTACTGTTGCTGACTCATATGGATTGGTTTGCTTTTATTAGCCAGGCCTGGGTCAGTTACAGTTGTAATTGTGCAATTTGTGTttaattgcagttacaatgtaattgtagttacaatgtaattctaatTAACCCTTGGCTCACCTGCATAATTGTAATCATACCTTATCATTAATCGATTTGTCATTCGATCATTGTTCTTCACTTTCAACCATTTTCGGTGACCCCATTTACTtggaaaaaataaacttaaatagtATATTTCTGTGTTTATGTTTCTTtgtagtgtaattgtaattgaacatagtagcattgtaattgtaattgtaatgccAGCAAACAATACTGCATAGAAACTACAAAACGCCCCAGACTCCTTATCACATCTCTAAGTTAATATGAAGATATTTCAGCCTGATGTTTGAAACCCTTATATGGCACCTGATTCAGTGTTAGTCTTGGGTGTTACAAGGTACAGAGTACAGTACTTATCATGAAGAATTTAGGTAGGTCAGAATTAATTAGAATCCATTCCTGAGTGTGGGTACGCTGTATATATTTCATTGAGGTGCATCCATGGCAGAAATATGCTCTTAAAGCAGGTAAAGCTACACATTTGCAGTGTGCTTTTGGCCTTGCAATGCATCCTGGTTACTTTTCCTGCCAAGAGTAAGTTCATTGTAAATTCAATAAaaagtatgtgtatgtgtattcaGACCTAAGCATTTCCATCAAAAGTGCAGTTTACaagttaaatattgttttttttgtttaacttattTATCAGACAGCATTTTAACATTTGTGTATTTGATCttattgtgtgtattgttgttttgtattaaaaacagcaaaccCTTCTTGTTGTATGTGGCACTGGCACACATGCATGTCCCTCTGTCTCTAGCTGGGCGCTTTGTAAACACAACTCGCCAAGGCGTATATAGTGCCAGCCTCAGGGAAATGGACAGTCTTATCGGCTTGATAAAGAACACTTCTGAcaccacagataaagaaaacaCCATCATCTGGTTTACTggtaaatataaaatatcatataTCATTCCCTACTCTGCTCCAACAGTAAAATCTACAGTAACACCAACTTTTAGCTTGCACACTTATCCTCAAAAAGCCCTGAtgtctttttaatttgaataatgttttatCTTGGATTATTACTTGCTGAGAAGGTTCAGAACCAATGCAAGTTATAGTTGTCCAGGTGACTACATATGTGTAATATTTGAAACACAGATTATTGCCAAATTGCCCTGAGATTGGGCATGGCAGCTTGATGTGCCAAACTGCCGCATTTCGttcttaaaatattttgtcttctttttttttgttcttaatacCAGGCTGGCCACTTCTCCTTATTTTATTGCCAGTGTACAGACATTACAGATCAGGGCCGGCCTTGCCCTTTAATCTTTGTGGTTGGAGCAGTCTGGCTTTGATAGCCAGTCTGAAAGGAACATTATTAAAGCCATAACAACTTTGTTATGGTAGTGCTGGTCTTCACATTAAAGCAGAAGTCAAATTTGAAGTTTCTCTTTTCAAAAACATTAGTAACAGTTTAGCAGGTTTACAGTGGAACAAATGTATTTACCGGCAATTGCCCTGATGTTTACAGGAGTGTAGTTGTTCCAAGTACTGTAAATGCCTACTGTTTCACCAGGCAATGTTAGTGGATGAAACAAAAGACACATGTGAAGTGATCAGTAGATTAAAAGTCATTACATTTCCCCTGGTAAACTTGATGCCTGACTTGTAAAACCTGGAGAGCCTGTAATGTTAGCATGGGCTTATTCCAGGGAGGCACATGTAATAAGAGCACTGCGTCTGGTAGAaagtttttcaaaataacaatAGTTTTTTTCACAGGAGACAATGGCCCTTGGTGCCAGAAGTGTGAGTTTTCAGGAAGTGTAGGTCCTTTTCTTGGAAGCTGGCAGGCACACAAAGGTAGGTTAAATAAGGTGTAAAATGCTACTTGGTTAACTACATATAAATAGGTAGTTTGGGATattgaaggcatggtaaagcacagaatgTGCTGCATCATTGTGAAATTGTAATATCGTAATACATATCCATTATGTGACCTTGTTATAACTTTGTGGCCTAGTCTCACTAAACAGTAAAGCTTAGTGTTATTAGCTTGATCCCCTAACACCAGTGGAAAGAAGTTGTGAGTTAGAGGATGAACCTAATCTGGTTCTCATCCCTGTTCGGAGAGTGTCTgggatttatttctttttgtttggtttgttttatacaTTGGAAATAGCAGATGTATTCTGTGTGAAGTTATTGTCGCATTGCAAGCCTGGCACAGGCGATTTCATGCAAGAGATCACAGATATCTATCGGTGTATCCAAATCAATGATTTTGTCTTATAGTTATTAATCTCTTCTATAAATACAGTAGTCAAACAAGGATACTGGAAGGTGATACTGGATTTCTCCCCAGTTAGTACAGTTTAACATTATTGTTAACGTACTATATTTACTACAGCTTCAATCACAATTGGAGAAAAgggatttaatatatatatttgccaaTCATGTTTGTCCAGGAGGGAGTTCTGCCAAACAGACAACATGGGAAGGTGGGCACCGGGTACCCACTGTTGCATACTGGCCAGGCAAGATCCCAGCCAACATCACCAGCACGGCACTGCTCAGGTACTGTCTAGAACCCGAGAGCAAGTATGGGAATGTAGAAAAAAGAATTGGGCTCTGCAATAATATCTGCTGACAATCCAAATGAAAAATAGgaaatgttaacattatttactaAATAGGTAtcctaaaaatgtatttaagatcCCAAGTAAATTTTTCTTGTACGCGACTGCACTTTAATAATGTATGTGAGTGCGAATGTACAATGAAATACACATAAGATTGGTGGTTTACAGTAGAAGTAAATTGTACCGTTTTGTCAGGGATTAGAGTTTGCACAATACATggcaacaaaacacaatacatttggaTGGCATGTTTCCTTTCTCACTTACAGTGTGCTGGATATCCTCCCGACTGTACTGTCCCTGGCTAGGGTGGGCCTCCCACTCGACCGGCACTATGATGGAATGGATGCCACTGAGGTTTTGTTCAATCGCTCACAAACAGGACACAAGGTATCATTGCTCTCTTGGCCTGTACTGGGCTAATGCTAGtcatataaatgtatatgtttgcttgatttgtgaatccagggatggaaataagatccattcctggttgtaCTATGAGTTCAGTAAGAGACACCTGACCTATACTACCTATACACAGAGGCTAAtgaaacttgtagtaaaacctggaatgggtaaaactgctctTAGCTGGGAGGTTAGACCTACCTGCTTGCCTAATTAAAAGGAATGAGCAGCAGGTGGCCAGGGGGAATTGaacaattgacaatcaattaaccctgctcacctgcctttaaaaagagtgtgtgtgcgtgtgtgtgtgcgtgtgcgtgtgtgtagcATGACCCCTGCATGATTAACCAGGATTGTGGACGTTATGGTAGGGATTATTGTAGGGGATTTTTAATTCTACCACCCTTTATTTAGTTAAtgttaggaagaaggttcctggtgcgggacctcCCTGTGTAGCGAGAGTAGCACATGGCCTGAGCTTGGCaaccttttatttcttatctgtttttgaactgtgttttgtttttcctttttgttattcATGTACTGCCACGTATATATATCCTCCAGCCCTagcattgctggtaccctagtggctgCCACCAACACTgcaactgcttaaataaataaaacctggctGCCTGAGCGGCGTTCAATTACAAACCCTCTGCATGTCTCTCGCGTTTCTCAGCAGACACCTATACCATAACAGTATACCTTTGTTGCAGAGTTTAAATGAACTGAACAGctacattttgttcattttttactgAGTGATTTCTAGAAGTTTACATGTCTGTCGTAGTTCTAGGAAAGTTACTCCAAGTGCAGTATGtagtcaatctctctctctctctctctctctctctctctctctctctctctctctctctctctctctcttctttgcaGACTCTGTTCCACCCCAATAGTGGAGCTGCTGGTCGATTTGGAGATCTGCAGACTGTGAGACTAGAGCAGTACAAGGCTTATTACCTCACAGGTAGAGCACTGTACAGACATGACACTGCAAGCATTCTATGTTAATGCACTGATCAATAGTTCTTGATTTTAACACCTGCATGTCTGTAACCGTGTTTGCTTTTAACAGGGATCTTTTActatattttactatatattaacCAGGATTTGTTTGTACAGGTGAAATATATACTTTTGCTCGATATAAACAAATTGTGACATCTGCTGATAAGATTGTGGTGGTGGTAATATTATACAGTTGCTTGAATTTTAGGGCTAATGTACTGTAAAGTCTGTATCTCTACAATCAAACTGGGTGGCTGCCATTCAGTAGACAGTGTAATCAAAATGTAGTAATTTCTTATTGTGATACTGTTTTGACAGATATCACAGAACCTGTATTTCCATTAATAAGTGGTTTTTCTATTTATTCTTTGAAAAATACTGCAACACGTTCTAAGCATGTGGGCCCCATGTCTTCTGTACGTGCTGAAACTCTCCTGCAATGTAGACAGGAGCTGCATTTCCACCGGACAACAGTATTGTGTGTTTCTGTCACTCGAGAGAGCAACAATACCTGAGGATGACAAAGCACCTCCTAAAAGAAGCTGCCTTGAAGCCAAGCTACTCTAAAGAAATGCCATCAATGAGCGTctgctcttttctttttttctataaaaccGCTTCTACTGTACATTGATCCAGGTTTAAAAATGAGTGTCCTGACTTACAGTACCTCGGCTTTTTACTGAGGATCTGTAAGCTTGGAGCTATTACACTTTTTATAGAAACGGTCGCTTGAGGTCGAAACATGTCCGTTTTTACTTTTTAACCTCCATCATCAAtgaataaagaatacaaaataaagagatGAAGAAATTCTGACAATCTCTGAGTTTTTATTCGTGAGTGCAGACATCTGAAATGCGAACGGTAGAACTCAATTTTTACCATTTTCTGCTGCCCAGATAAGTGGCAACTGATCGCTGTGGTTGAGATTATCTATCATCCTTGTCtagagaataagaaaaaaaaggtggaGTTTAGCCTCTTTGGAAAATCAGATTATCCGTGAATATCTGCACAGAACAGGGTCTGATTGAGTCCTCTTATATGTCTTTGTTATGAAGGGGGTGCAGAGGCATGTGGAGGGGGTACAGGACCAGAGCAGCTCCACGACCCCCCTCTCATTTTCGACCTGTCCCGTGACGTTGCGGAGGGGGCTCCCCTGGACAGCAGCAGCGCAGAGTACCGAGGCGTCCTGGAGAGGGTCGCTGCCGAGAGAGAGGCCGTGCTTCAGGACATCGCCACAGACAACGTCTCCCGA harbors:
- the LOC121307556 gene encoding arylsulfatase G-like; its protein translation is MEGCSISLILPAALFTGFLYYVSNLRTGVDTNHLQKPNFIIILADDIGWGDLGQNWPRTSETPNLDLMAQQGMRFTDFHAAASTCSPSRASLLTGRLGLRNGVTRNFAVGSVGGLPLNESTLANILKGGGYYTAMIGKWHLGHHGLYHPSNRGFDYYFGIPYSNDMGCTDTPGYDIPSCPPCPKDPETDCCKHKDCYSTVALPLYENMSIVEQPVNLSALTEHYAERATRIIKHASKPFLLYVALAHMHVPLSLAGRFVNTTRQGVYSASLREMDSLIGLIKNTSDTTDKENTIIWFTGDNGPWCQKCEFSGSVGPFLGSWQAHKGGSSAKQTTWEGGHRVPTVAYWPGKIPANITSTALLSVLDILPTVLSLARVGLPLDRHYDGMDATEVLFNRSQTGHKTLFHPNSGAAGRFGDLQTVRLEQYKAYYLTGGAEACGGGTGPEQLHDPPLIFDLSRDVAEGAPLDSSSAEYRGVLERVAAEREAVLQDIATDNVSRADYTIDPAVEPCCNHQHIVCRCQGQE